One part of the Malus sylvestris chromosome 2, drMalSylv7.2, whole genome shotgun sequence genome encodes these proteins:
- the LOC126589615 gene encoding oxygen-evolving enhancer protein 1, chloroplastic-like, with protein MAASLQAAATLMQPTKVGVSARTSVQLRSSQSVSKAFGLEPSASARLTCSLQSDLKDLAHKCLDASKIAGFALATSALVVSGAGAEGAPKRLTFDEIQSKTYLEVKGTGTANQCPTIDGGSEAFAFKPGKYSAKKFCLEPTSFTVKAESVNKNAPPEFQNTKLMTRLTYTLDEIEGPFEVAPDGSIKFEEKDGIDYAAVTVQLPGGERVPFLFTIKQLVASGKPENFTGEFLVPSYRGSSFLDPKGRGGSTGYDNAVALPAGGRGDEEELAKENTKNTAASKGKITLSVTKTKPETGELIGVFESLQPSDTDLGAKTPKDVKIQGVWYAQLD; from the exons ATGGCAGCCTCCCTCCAAGCAGCTGCTACGCTCATGCAGCCGACCAAGGTCGGCGTGTCGGCGAGGACCAGTGTGCAACTGAGGTCCTCTCAGAGTGTCTCCAAGGCCTTTGGCTTGGAGCCATCTGCTTCTGCTAGGCTCACTTGCTCTTTGCAATCTGATCTCAAGGACTTGGCTCACAAGTGCCTTGATGCATCCAAGATTGCTGGATTTGCTCTTGCTACTTCCGCTCTCGTCGTTTCG GGAGCAGGTGCAGAGGGAGCTCCAAAGAGGTTGACCTTCGACGAAATCCAGAGCAAGACCTACTTGGAAGTGAAGGGAACAGGAACTGCTAACCAATGCCCAACCATCGACGGAGGATCCGAAGCATTTGCCTTCAAACCCGGCAAGTACAGTGCCAAGAAGTTCTGCCTAGAGCCAACATCCTTCACTGTTAAGGCTGAGAGTGTGAACAAGAACGCTCCACCAGAGTTCCAAAACACCAAGCTCATGACCCGCCTAACCTACACCCTCGATGAGATCGAAGGACCTTTCGAAGTTGCTCCAGATGGCTCCATCAAGTTCGAAGAGAAAGACGGAATTGACTACGCTGCAGTGACAGTCCAGCTCCCGGGAGGCGAGCGCGTGCCCTTCCTCTTTACCATCAAGCAGCTGGTAGCCTCTGGCAAGCCCGAAAATTTCACGGGAGAGTTTCTAGTACCATCATACCGTGGATCCTCTTTCTTGGACCCCAAGGGAAGAGGAGGATCCACCGGTTATGACAATGCGGTCGCACTGCCGGCAGGAGGCAGAGGAGACGAGGAGGAGCTGGCAAAGGAGAACACCAAGAATACAGCAGCATCGAAGGGGAAGATAACACTGAGTGTGACAAAGACCAAGCCTGAGACTGGTGAGTTGATTGGGGTGTTCGAGAGCCTTCAGCCATCCGACACTGACTTGGGAGCCAAGACTCCAAAGGATGTCAAAATCCAGGGAGTTTGGTATGCTCAGCTTGATTAG
- the LOC126589577 gene encoding pentatricopeptide repeat-containing protein At2g22410, mitochondrial-like — translation MFFTPKNPTVASRFFHSLHPTLPPKPTNFAHKFKNSTHQTLHLLLEQCSSMRELKQLHALIILHSLTNENLTLGKLISFCSVSDPRNLRYAQLVFDQIPEPNKFMYNSLIRGYSNSNDPFKAFSLYCQMVGSGLSPNEFTLPFVLKVCVGQSAYWEAVAVHGQAIKLGIESQVCVQNALITVYSVRGLIRCAQNVFDDMSERSLVSWNSMIGGYARMGSCKEALLLFREMRDLGVEPDKFTLVNLLSVCSQACDLELGRYVHLFIEVSGIEIDQIVRNALLDMYAKCGHLHLARKIFDQMTHKNVVSWTSMVRAYTKHGLIEFAQEFFNQMPHKNVVSWNSMISYYVREGQCRVALDLFQKMLNSSVVPDEATLVSVLSACSQIGDLVIGRKTHNYICNSNIAPSVTLFNSLMDMYAKCGAVEIAMDIFILIPEKNVVSWNIIIGALALHGRGSESIGIFEQMQAGRIWPDEITFIGLLSACSHSGLLDLGRHYFEKMKSTYRISPEIEHYACMVDLLGRAGLLEEAMRLVRGMPMKPDVVIWGALLGACRIHGNVDLGKLILKQLLDLELHGSGLYVLLANIFGEAHRWEDVKNIRKLIKDGGSIKSRAVSSIEIDGQVYEFMVDDKRHETSSSIYSMLDQLTDHLRRTGSAPSAILDIEES, via the coding sequence ATGTTCTTTACTCCCAAAAATCCGACCGTTGCTTCCCGCTTCTTTCACTCTCTACACCCCACTCTCCCTCCAAAGCCCACCAATTTCGCCCACAAATTCAAAAACTCCACTCACCAAACCCTGCATCTCCTCCTTGAGCAATGCTCCTCCATGAGAGAACTCAAACAGCTCCACGCCCTAATCATCCTCCACAGCCTCACAAACGAAAACCTCACCCTCGGAAAACTCATATCCTTCTGCTCCGTCTCCGATCCCAGAAATCTCCGCTACGCCCAGCTTGTGTTCGACCAAATTCCTGAACCAAATAAGTTTATGTACAATAGTCTTATAAGGGGTTACTCAAATAGTAATGACCCATTTAAGGCCTTTTCACTCTACTGCCAAATGGTTGGTTCAGGTCTTTCACCAAACGAGTTCACGTTGCCCTTTGTGCTCAAGGTTTGCGTGGGACAGTCCGCATATTGGGAAGCCGTGGCTGTTCATGGCCAGGCTATTAAACTAGGAATTGAGTCTCAAGTTTGCGTGCAAAATGCCCTTATTACTGTCTATAGTGTTCGGGGGTTGATCCGGTGTGCTCAGAATGTGTTTGATGATATGTCTGAGAGGAGTCTGGTTTCATGGAATTCAATGATCGGTGGCTATGCTAGAATGGGTTCGTGCAAGGAGGCTCTGTTGTTGTTTAGGGAGATGAGAGATCTGGGGGTTGAGCCTGATAAGTTTACTTTGGTTAATTTACTCTCTGTTTGTTCACAAGCTTGTGATTTGGAGTTGGGAAGATATGTGCATCTTTTTATTGAGGTTAGTGGGATTGAAATTGACCAAATTGTGAGAAATGCTCTTCTGGATATGTATGCCAAGTGTGGGCATTTGCACTTGGCACGAAAGATTTTTGATCAAATGACTCACAAAAATGTGGTTTCCTGGACGTCAATGGTTAGAGCATACACTAAACATGGGCTCATTGAATTTGCCCAGGAGTTTTTCAACCAGATGCCACATAAAAATGTGGTTTCTTGGAATTCAATGATCTCATATTATGTACGGGAAGGCCAGTGCAGGGTGGCTTTGGATCTATTCCAGAAAATGCTTAATTCCAGTGTGGTGCCTGATGAGGCTACCTTGGTTTCTGTCCTTTCAGCCTGCAGTCAAATTGGCGATTTGGTCATTGGAAGGAAaacccataattacatttgcaACAGCAATATTGCACCCAGTGTAACCCTTTTTAATTCCCTTATGgacatgtatgcaaaatgtGGTGCTGTTGAAATTGCCATGGACATCTTTATTCTGATACCAGAAAAGAATGTAGTATCATGGAACATCATTATCGGGGCCCTTGCATTGCACGGTCGCGGATCAGAATCAATCGGGATATTCGAACAGATGCAAGCAGGTAGAATCTGGCCGGATGAGATCACCTTCATCGGACTTCTTTCTGCTTGCAGTCACAGTGGTCTTCTAGACTTAGGGAGACATTACTTTGAAAAAATGAAGTCTACTTACAGAATATCACCTGAAATTGAGCACTATGCTTGCATGGTAGATCTGCTGGGGCGAGCGGGACTTTTAGAAGAAGCAATGAGGCTGGTAAGAGGAATGCCAATGAAGCCTGATGTTGTCATTTGGGGTGCTTTACTTGGTGCTTGTCGGATCCATGGAAATGTGGATTTGGGAAAGCTGATTCTAAAGCAGCTGTTGGACTTGGAACTGCATGGTTCTGGGCTTTATGTACTTCTAGCAAACATATTTGGTGAAGCGCACAGATGGGAGGATGTTAAGAACATCAGGAAACTAATAAAAGACGGTGGATCCATAAAGAGTAGAGCAGTGAGCTCGATCGAAATTGATGGCCAGGTTTACGAATTTATGGTTGATGACAAGAGACATGAAACTTCAAGCAGTATATACTCCATGCTTGATCAATTAACAGATCATCTGAGGCGTACTGGGTCTGCTCCAAGTGCGATTTTGGATATAGAAGAATCGTAG
- the LOC126589600 gene encoding CASP-like protein ARALYDRAFT_485429 isoform X2: protein MDELPGSLGTSASLALRFGQTIFSTASLLFMCLDVEFYSYTAFCYLVTIMGLVVPWSMTLMIVDVYSVFFRYLPRRPRITTIIILGDLALSYLSLAAACSTASTTYLLLHLGLAGCCVIYRK, encoded by the exons ATGGATGAACTGCCGGGGTCGTTGGGAACCAGCGCCAGCTTGGCTCTGCGATTCGGGCAGACCATCTTCTCCACTGCCTCCCTTCTCTTCATGTGCTTGGACGTCGAGTTCTACAGCTACACCGCCTTCTG CTATTTGGTGACAATAATGGGTTTGGTAGTTCCATGGAGCATGACGTTGATGATCGTGGATGTCTACTCTGTCTTCTTTAGATATTTGCCTCGTCGACCAAGAATAACTACAATAATTATTTTAGGAGACTTG GCGTTGTCATATCTCTCACTCGCTGCAGCTTGCTCAACGGCTAGTACCACATATCTCCTACTTCATCTCG GTCTTGCCGGCTGTTGTGTCATATACAGAAAATGA
- the LOC126589600 gene encoding CASP-like protein ARALYDRAFT_485429 isoform X1, which yields MDELPGSLGTSASLALRFGQTIFSTASLLFMCLDVEFYSYTAFCYLVTIMGLVVPWSMTLMIVDVYSVFFRYLPRRPRITTIIILGDLALSYLSLAAACSTASTTYLLLHLGRSYCPAKLCTRYQLSAAMAFLSWFLSLGSSLFNLWLLPSL from the exons ATGGATGAACTGCCGGGGTCGTTGGGAACCAGCGCCAGCTTGGCTCTGCGATTCGGGCAGACCATCTTCTCCACTGCCTCCCTTCTCTTCATGTGCTTGGACGTCGAGTTCTACAGCTACACCGCCTTCTG CTATTTGGTGACAATAATGGGTTTGGTAGTTCCATGGAGCATGACGTTGATGATCGTGGATGTCTACTCTGTCTTCTTTAGATATTTGCCTCGTCGACCAAGAATAACTACAATAATTATTTTAGGAGACTTG GCGTTGTCATATCTCTCACTCGCTGCAGCTTGCTCAACGGCTAGTACCACATATCTCCTACTTCATCTCGGTAGATCCTACTGCCCTGCCAAGTTATGTACTAGATATCAGTTATCTGCTGCAATGGCTTTCCTTTCTTGGTTTCTTTCACTAGGTTCCTCTCTATTCAATCTttggcttcttccttctttgtaa
- the LOC126589568 gene encoding uncharacterized protein LOC126589568: MGICSSSGSTQVATAKLILQDGNLQEFPYPVKVSYVLQKNPTCFICNSDEMDFDDVLQAVSDNEVLQPGQLYFALPLSWLKHPLQAEEMAALAVKASSALMKSGGEKCGCRRNSVSPLIFSGVEVKDRRRVVASGGSRRRRDSGGNGRFAAELSAIPE, from the coding sequence ATGGGTATTTGCAGCTCGTCCGGGTCGACCCAAGTGGCCACCGCCAAGCTGATTCTACAGGACGGAAATTTACAAGAATTCCCGTACCCGGTAAAGGTTTCCTACGTGCTCCAAAAGAACCCCACTTGCTTCATCTGCAACTCCGACGAGATGGACTTCGACGACGTCCTTCAGGCCGTCAGTGATAACGAGGTGCTCCAGCCGGGACAGCTCTACTTTGCCTTGCCGCTCAGCTGGCTCAAGCACCCGCTGCAAGCGGAGGAGATGGCCGCATTGGCCGTAAAAGCCAGCTCCGCGCTTATGAAGAGTGGCGGCGAAAAATGTGGATGTCGCCGGAATTCGGTGTCTCCACTGATATTTTCCGGCGTGGAGGTGAAGGATCGCCGGAGAGTGGTGGCCAGTGGGGGGTCGAGGAGGCGGAGGGATAGTGGTGGAAATGGACGGTTTGCGGCGGAGTTGAGTGCAATTCCGGAGTAG